A stretch of Chanodichthys erythropterus isolate Z2021 chromosome 20, ASM2448905v1, whole genome shotgun sequence DNA encodes these proteins:
- the LOC137009676 gene encoding patched domain-containing protein 3-like gives MAKCKTDCIERPLSLVFEKLGRVVGRYPFVFLLLAICVAAALGAGFIFLQEREANDIEDQFTPLNGPAKLERAIVVENFPQSEEFSQLRLSSDGTYASLIITGLQGENILTVAAFNDIIELDRQVKSISTGNNFENLCAKTKGDCMSNAILDIINYNATEIVSLNITYPMNNGMFLGTTIGGVELDSSKLTSAKAVRLFYFLDEKKAVDNWLDGFLKLLSNSTDQKTVHVSYFTSVSRQNEFETNSDSVIPLFSVTYFLAITISILSCLRLDCVRTKVWVATFGVVSAGMAVLASFGLLLFCGMPFAMTVATAPFLILGIGVDDMFIMISCWQKTEVNKAVEVRLAETYKEAGVSITITTLTDVLAFYIGLMTPFRSVQSFCMYTSTALLFCYIFNITFFGACLALNGRREKGNRHWLTCMRVPEATGDGGGCCVGGAYDEITHKEFEMPVDSFFKKYYGPFLTRAWVKTLVCVIYAGYLAVSVYGCFQMQEGLDLKHLAADGSYVGSYYDKEDEFFSSYGPNVMLVIKDEEFQYWNPTARESFDLCLENFQNLTMARSGIPPVSWLSAYMQFGQRAGVNLDDEMQFKRYLTAFLNQSGFSQDVNFTNSQIHASRMFIQTVNIRTAIDEKNMLDAFRDTAEKCGKLQTPVDLIVYHAAFIYFDQYAVIISNTIQNLVVATCAMLVISLLLIPNPLCSLWVTFAIASVIVGVAGFMALWDVSLDSVSMINLVICIGFSVDFSAHISYAFVSSEKSSANEKATDALTKLGYPIIQGAVSTIAGVVVLAAAKSYIFRTFFKIMFLVILFGAIHGVVFIPVFLTFLGTCNNSHDKNKEILQEHSDTSERRPKSVVIQNEYADPDCY, from the exons ATGGCGAAGTGTAAAACAGACTGTATCGAAAGGCCTCTGTCCCTGGTCTTTGAAAAGCTTGGTCGTGTTGTTGGTAGATATCCGTTTGTGTTTCTTTTATTAGCTATATGTGTAGCTGCTGCCCTTGGAGCTGGTTTCATCTTTCTTCAGGAGAGGGAGGCAAATGATATTGAAGACCAGTTTACGCCTCTCAATGGACCTGCCAAGTTGGAGAGGGCAATTGTGGTGGAAAATTTCCCGCAATCTGAAGAGTTTTCTCAGCTACGGCTTTCGTCTGATGGCACTTATGCCTCTTTGATTATTACAGGCTTGCAAGGAGAAAATATATTAACTGTAGCAGCTTTTAATGACATTATAGAGTTAGACAGACAAGTGAAAAGTATATCGACAGGAAACAATTTTGAAAACCTCTGTGCAAAAACAAAGGGAGACTGTATGTCAAATGCAATTTTAgacattataaattataatgcTACTGAAATAGTTTCTTTAAACATAACATATCCGATGAATAATGGTATGTTTTTGGGAACAACCATCGGTGGTGTAGAGCTGGATAGCTCAAAGCTCACCAGTGCAAAAGCGGTCAGGCTTTTTTATTTCTTAGACGAGAAGAAGGCAGTTGACAACTGGCTTGATGGCTTTCTAAAACTCCTCTCAAACTCTACAGACCAGAAAACG GTCCATGTGTCTTACTTTACATCAGTGTCAAGACAGAATGAGTTTGAGACCAATTCAGactctgtcatccctctcttCTCTGTTACATATTTCCTGGCCATTACCATTTCAATTCTGTCTTGTTTAAG ATTAGACTGTGTCAGGACGAAGGTGTGGGTGGCCACGTTCGGCGTCGTCTCCGCTGGTATGGCCGTGTTGGCCAGCTTTGGACTGCTGCTGTTCTGCGGGATGCCGTTTGCCATGACCGTGGCCACAGCCCCCTTTCTGATCCTTg GTATTGGTGTAGATGACATGTTCATTATGATCTCCTGCTGGCAGAAGACTGAAGTTAATAAAGCTGTTGAGGTTCGTTTAGCAGAAACGTATAAAGAGGCCGGCGTGTCCATCACTATCACCACGCTGACAGATGTTCTGGCTTTCTACATCGGTCTCATGACGCCCTTCCGCTCAGTCCAGTCTTTCTGCATGTACACCAGCACAGCTCTTCTGTTCTGCTACATCTTCAACATCACCTTCTTCGGCGCGTGTCTCGCACTCAACGGACGGAGAGAGAAAGGCAACAGGCACTGGCTGACCTGCATGAGAGTCCCAGAAGCCACTGGTGATGGTGGAGGTTGTTGTGTCGGTGGGGCATATGATGAAATCACACACAAGGAATTTGAAATGCCAGTGGATTCATTCTTTAAAAAGTATTACGGCCCTTTTCTGACGAGAGCGTGGGTTAAGACGCTCGTGTGTGTGATCTATGCCGGGTATTTGGCAGTGAGTGTCTATGGATGCTTCCAAATGCAGGAAGGTCTAGATCTGAAACATTTAGCAGCAGACGGCTCATATGTTGGTAGTTACTATGACAAAGAAGATGAATTCTTCTCTTCCTACGGTCCCAATGTCATGTTAGTTATAAAGGATGAAGAATTTCAGTACTGGAACCCAACTGCTCGCGAAAGTTTCGACTTGTGTTTGGAAAACTTTCAGAATCTGACAATGGCTCGTTCAGGCATTCCGCCGGTTTCTTGGCTGAGTGCATACATGCAGTTTGGACAGAGAGCAGGTGTCAATTTAGACGATGAAATGCAATTCAAACGCTATTTAACTGCATTTCTTAATCAGTCTGGATTTAGTCAAGATGTCAATTTCACTAACAGTCAAATTCATGCATCACGAATGTTCATTCAGACTGTGAACATACGCACAGCGATTGATGAGAAGAACATGCTGGATGCATTTAGAGATACCGCAGAAAAATGTGGGAAGTTGCAGACGCCCGTTGATCTGATAGTGTACCACGCTGCTTTCATCTATTTCGACCAGTATGCCGTCATCATCAGCAATACAATCCAAAACTTAGTGGTTGCCACATGTGCAATGTTAGTCATTTCACTCCTGTTGATCCCAAACCCTCTCTGCTCTCTCTGGGTGACATTTGCCATTGCATCTGTCATTGTGGGAGTGGCCGGTTTCATGGCATTATGGGATGTTAGTTTAGACTCCGTTTCTATGATTAATCTTGTTATTTGTATCGGGTTTTCTGTCGACTTCTCTGCTCACATATCCTATGCTTTTGTGTCAAGTGAAAAATCCTCAGCGAATGAGAAAGCCACAGATGCCCTCACTAAACTGGGCTATCCCATCATTCAGGGTGCCGTGTCCACTATCGCAGGAGTGGTGGTGCTCGCAGCTGCTAAAAGCTACATCTTCAGGACCTTCTTCAAAATCATGTTCTTAGTCATTCTGTTTGGGGCCATCCATGGCGTTGTGTTCATACCGGTGTTCCTTACCTTCCTCGGCACTTGCAATAACAGTCatgataaaaacaaagaaattctTCAAGAACACAGTGACACAAGCGAACGACGACCAAAATCAGTTGTGATTCAGAATGAGTATGCTGATCCTGACTGCTACTGA